The genomic interval tatcatttttatggaaaaatgttttcagcaactccCAAGTGTCGTTCAGAAGGCACTGAGTATCTTTCTAGATTTTTAAATAGTATTAAGTATTTGCTTACTTAACAATTTTGGCTTTCAACCACTTAATATTGTTCAATTTTGCAAAGTCATCAGTTTAAATCTGAAGATTACTTAAACTACCTGTATACTTTatcttgtttttgcatttttgttcagtgatgcttttcaacagtgaatattttattaatggGCGCATACATATCTTGCTATAATGCATGAATCTgaaattcaaaatcaaaatgcTTATTTCAAACGTGAATGACTGCAAAGATACTCTTCATGATCacacaaaaaaagataaatatccaTTAAGAAAACACGTGTTCAATGAAGACAGTCCCAAATCATAACACTACATCAGTGTATGGATGTTTGCAGGGATGTGTAGTTAATtaatttatacagaatatatacataacaagagggccaagatggccctaggtcgctcacctgagtaacacaccataacagtgtaaacatgttttacttagtgatttcatggagacaaatattctgaccaattctgagtgtaaacaagcattttttgttttacccagtgatctagttttttacacCATATGTTCCTGATTTGAACttgtataaaatttcataaaagcaaacattctaacaaagtttcaggaagattggagcaacaaaaagtgacttctagagtgtatacaagtttgttctttgatttgagctagtgatCATTAatgcaaacattctgatcaaatttcataaagatagagccacaactgtggcctctacagtattcacaagcttttcctttgatttgaccgggtgacatagcttttgaccctatatgaccctgatttgaacttgacctagaggtcatcaagacaaacattctgaccaattttcatgagtttcaaacctaaattgtggtctctagagagtgagcaaggttttcctttgatctggcctagtgacctagtttttgacccaacatgacaaagtttcaaacttgacctagagatcatcaagacaaacattttaaccaagcttcataaagactgagtcacaactgttgtctctagagtgttcacaagcttttcctttcatctaacctagtttttaaccccacctgaccaTCTTTCAAATTTTACGTCCGTTAACTATGGCTCACGGCAAGCCAATTATCCATTTATTACATTCTTGGTTGAAAAACTAGGtttatcgaatactaacctacATTTTCGAGCGAAATCATAGGAAAACGGGCATATACCttagtttacgctcttgaacccatgtttacgttcgataaactaggtttttcaattgagcaagaacctatgtttacgggcgtgaatctgggttcacgagcgtgaaccatagttttcgcattaaacctatgtttacgaccgaaaatcatagttttgttcgagaaacctagtttgtcgaacgtaaacctaggttcacgctcgaataCCCAAGTtcacgatcgtaaacataggttcacgttcgtaaacataggttcacggccgtaaacccatgttcacgcacTGAATTCGtagttgattttataatcctaatatatcgaccgtaaaccatagttaacatttgataaactaggtttctcgattgaactacgaatttcggtcgttatcctatgtttgcGGTCGTTATCCTACGTTTACGCTCGTGAatcccggttcacgctcgtaaacaatagtttacgaatgtgaacctatgtgtatgaccgtgaacttgggtttacaagcgtgaaACTACGTTTACGAGTGTGGCCTATGATTTAAGGCGTTATCCTATTTGCCGCTCAAAAATATAGGTTAGCATTCGAAAtccctggttttacgttcgaaaaacctagtttaccGATCGTTAATCTTAGTTTTTCGatcgtgaacctgggttcacgtaattagtgcacaattggcgtgccatactCGCTGATTCATTAcagcaaaatattgttttaatacttGGAACGTTTATTTTAGAAATCCTCTCACAAATATAGTGCATAAACTTTTGTAACACTATTGTCGTATCGTCGTTATTGGCATGTTTTTCCTTAATCTTACAAAATTATGTTGAGATAGTTCCCTTATGTCACACTCCACTTGTTGTAAAAACTGTAATACCGTCCGTTAGTCAAACGCTTTTCTGCCTTCCATAATACGAAGAATAAAATGTTCATTATGCATACAGTTTGAACTGGTAATGATGCAACAACAAATAACCCATGCTTTGAAAAAAAACGTAAACTTTTCGTGTTTCAAGGGACGGTGCGCATATTTTACACTTTAATGAATGGGATTCGTATGACATGCTTTAAACCTGTTTATTTTACATCATCAGAGAGCTAGAGCTATTGATTAAGTCGTCGCGTGTATTTCTGCATCTTTCAGTGTTAACTCTTTGTATTTCAATGCAACAAATCCAATGGAGTTTGCGATACCAATTCAGAATCATTATGGAATTAAGTTATTTAAATCATTTCCTTAAACTATTTAGATTCAATGTACCACTCATTTCGTTTTCCTCTGTAAATGCGACCTTGGACATATAATACACGGTGCACATAATTTTAGTTCAATGACATAATTTGTTTGGATCGGATTGGCTTACACATTTTAGGACAGACGAGTACTTGTACTGGCGTGCTAGTTCGAATGGCATTGTTTTTCAGATGTTACTGGAGCATAAAACTGAATATAACTATACTACTAATGATAATTTCAAACCATTTTGATGAGCAATCATGCGCAAGTGTAAAATGTGTACCTGTCAGTGGGTATTAGCTTTTTGTGATAGGTACATTATGCTTATACCTCGATGCAGTTCCATTTCTAGTTACGTTATAATGGCAGTCAGTAAAAGTTCAAATAGAATGACATTTGTATCAGTAAGTGTACCAGTATTAATAGCAACATTGTTCGTACTGAAGACTGTTCTGAAAAGGAACTATGTTCTGCCTTTGACGATACAAGGAAAGCAAGATcaacattttgatatttgtattgtcGGAGCAGGCTTGTCAGGTGCAGTAGTAGTGGAAAGATATGCTGCAACAACGAATAAATCCATACTTGTCGTGGAAAAACGCAGTCATGTTGGTGGAAATTGTTATGACTATATTGATAAAGAAACTAAAATTCGTGTGTCTAAATATGGTGCGcatatttttcatacaaaatacaaacatgtTTGGGAATATGTGCAACATTTTAGCGAATGGGTTCCGTATGAACATGAAGTTCTAGCTCTGGTAAAAGGGAAATATGTTCCAATCCCAGTAAATATTGATACTGTAAATACATTATTTAACCTTGATATTAGATCAGTTAAAGAAATGAATTCATGGTTAAAAAATGAACAGGTACATTATAATCGTTCATCATTGAATTCAGAGGAAATGGCATTGTCTCGTGTAGGATTAAAACTTTACGAGCTTTTGTTTAAACCATACACTATCAAGCAGTGGAATAAAACACCAGCTGAATTAGGACCTTCGGTTTTGGCTCGTATTCCAGTTAGAAACAACTGGGACACTCGCTACTTTTCGGATCAGTTCCAGGCATTGCCGAAAAATGGCTATACAGAACTCgtcaaaaacatgttaaaatcacCTAAGATAACTATACGATTAAATATAGACTATTTTGATATCCAAGGAAGCATCAAATgtggaaaaacatattttactggACCAATTGATAGATATTACGCAAGAAAGGGTTTGGACGCACTGGAATACCGATCACTATCATTTGAAcgtaaagttataaaaaatgttgactATTTCCAGCCAGCTAGTGTTGTGAACCATCCTAACCCAAAAGATAATTTTACTCGAATTGTTGAATACAAATGGTTTCCTAATCAACAGTATCAATCAAACGACACTATTATATTCATTTAACGGTCGACATACATCGGCGAACCATATTATCCAGTTCCaaacaaaagaaaccaagatTTGTACAAACGCTACAAAGCATTTGCAAATTCTTATCCctatattcattttcttggtcGCTTAGcaaactataaatattttatatggaTGAAGCAATTAAAAATGCactagaaatatttaataatacaGTAAACAGTAATCTTTGATATTTCCATTTTAACAGTGAAGTAcgggtatttatatataattgtttacgtttattatatattttgtatagaaagaaaaaaaacacgtttgttttataaaaaaaaaaaaacacttttgttaCTGGCCTTTTCTGCGAGGTCGCATGTGCGATCGCTTatcctttccaaaaatgaacagttaccatggaaacagttaaatcataattatatagTTCAAAAACGTTTCTTCAtaggaacattttttttattttgaaatagttggtactgccgaacaatttggtacctatgaaaaaatgtCTAGGGGTGTGGGGTTGCATGGTAGAGCTTTCTGGGACCCGTACTATATGATGCATGTAAACAAACCTGGTTTGAagtacatataaaataaatacaaatttgttTACATGACTCTGGCAAGTTTTAGGCACGTATTTTGCTGCATCAAATGAATAAAGCAGATGTTGCTTTAAAGTCTATTACATTTTCCTGAAATACTGACGGAAAACAGTGCTAAGCCCAAACAAATCAATTTACTgagaattggaaaaaaaaaaactatgattattttcatcatcattttatatatttagtacataAAATTCAAATAAGGAAGACACCAAatcgaaaacacgaaaactcgacaaaaaatgTTTGTCGTGTTTTCTTGTCGGCGGAGCataaacacgaaaactcgacaaataatctATTTGTCAAGTGtttgtgtcggcggggcgaagtTACGacaacacgacagcacgacaGTTTAAGGGCATcaacacgacatattcatacccaccaacacgaaaactcgacaaattaatATACATGTCGTGTCCTCTAAACGTCGTGTTTCGAGCAAAATATGCCGAGTTATCGTGttttcgtgctgtcgtgttttcgcctcgcTAACACGCCAACAAAACATGGCAGAAATTAGCTTTCATACAATTGATAATCCCAGTGAGTAATTGTATAATAGTCACGCTATACACACCAGTCGTCATAACAGTTTTGCTGCCCTACATCTCGTTATACCATTTTATTAATGTCAATATCATGTATAAAACCGATTGTGTACTTAACTATAACGTAAACTCTCACTCAgtctgtatgtttttttttaatataggtaCTACttccgcacgataatttaaacgacagcatgtttatattactgtttaactgttatggttctcatgcatcgttgaactcaaaaaggttgtcaatgatagacgttaagtgcatactgtaatgttatacaaaaatattttctgtattgaaacgttttaatgaagaaaatcataattatcaaacatgttattatGCGGGATTCatatcgcacagtattatggcgttttgaaacgtaaaaaaaaacagtagCATAAACTTGTCAGTACAATACGTTGACAATACAGAcagtgattcctcgttggccgagtgGTAATTGTATTCGTGTTATACTTTTTCGAAAGGAGTTCGATTCCCATACCCGTAAATAgtgtatttttaaaactgtagtttcattttttcaatacaattcAAAGAAGACAACACAAATTTGTTAATCTAattctaacttgttcactaacttatgtagatctatgttacaaaaatgtactaACAACACGTAATTATGTAAGATATACTTCGTCTTTAATATTATCTAATGTTTTTATAAAGCTTTCCTTTGCTATTTTTACAGCTCAATGGTttagtgttatatattttatcactatcttacacttcactttacATAGCATTGTCCGGTCATAATTTCAGTATCGACTGATTAAAAGATACTAGGGATTTTATCCGAAAATTAGAAACAAAACAGTGAATTAGAaaacagagaaaaacaaacttacagaacagaacagaacagaaagtttATTTAACGAGTACACTACAGGTACATTGTTAAACATGCGCATGATTTACATAATACAAttcttacacaaagtatgtaattcaaaattaaaaagaatatcGGACGGACGCAAGGTTCGAACCGTCAAAACTATCATTACAAAATCATTACATCCACTCATCCTACTGCGCCATCACGCCAACTATCGATCTTACTTcggatattttttgtttcaatcaAGAGTGccactgattgtttatttacgaattgctaaaaataaaaacgtccTAATAATGTGCGGTACAGTTCGACCGCGTGTTCTGAGCCGTGACGGAATTATACACTTTTTCAATTGGGTTATATCGATAT from Mercenaria mercenaria strain notata chromosome 2, MADL_Memer_1, whole genome shotgun sequence carries:
- the LOC123563875 gene encoding UDP-galactopyranose mutase-like; the encoded protein is MRKCKMCTCQWVLAFCDRYIMLIPRCSSISSYVIMAVSKSSNRMTFVSVSVPVLIATLFVLKTVLKRNYVLPLTIQGKQDQHFDICIVGAGLSGAVVVERYAATTNKSILVVEKRSHVGGNCYDYIDKETKIRVSKYGAHIFHTKYKHVWEYVQHFSEWVPYEHEVLALVKGKYVPIPVNIDTVNTLFNLDIRSVKEMNSWLKNEQVHYNRSSLNSEEMALSRVGLKLYELLFKPYTIKQWNKTPAELGPSVLARIPVRNNWDTRYFSDQFQALPKNGYTELVKNMLKSPKITIRLNIDYFDIQGSIKCGKTYFTGPIDRYYARKGLDALEYRSLSFERKVIKNVDYFQPASVVNHPNPKDNFTRIVEYKWFPNQQYQSNDTIIFI